Proteins from a single region of Sphingomonas sp.:
- the lptF gene encoding LPS export ABC transporter permease LptF gives MNSIDRYMARLIAVPLISTLLISAMLLVLDRMLRLFEFVATEGGPVSVVWRMLANLLPEYLGLGIPIGLMLGCLLAFRRLGTSSELDVLRGVGMSYTRMLKVPFMYAIALAALNFSIVGFIQPWARYNYEQLRFELRSGALGASIKVGEFTTFGTKMTLRIESSKNEGRDLSGIFVQMVTKDGSPLAVTAEHGQFMRSDDPDTIIFRLTNGTLVHTDKSSPVPRVLTFTTHNLPIPLPKYEQFRKRGDRSLEQTLPELARIGSDRGAQEKLRDTSRAAWHFRIAEVASMFLLPLLAVALGVPAKRSTSALGVFLSIVLIVTYHKINEYAQAVGALGRIDPVIALWTPWALFAALTFWLYYQTAYVPGAQPLAAVEKWFDKLVKAVTRYLPGRRKKAAA, from the coding sequence ATGAATTCGATCGATCGCTACATGGCGCGGCTGATCGCGGTTCCGTTGATCTCGACGCTGCTGATCTCGGCAATGCTGCTGGTACTCGATCGCATGCTGCGACTGTTCGAGTTCGTCGCGACCGAGGGCGGGCCGGTGAGCGTCGTCTGGCGGATGCTGGCGAACCTGCTTCCGGAATATCTGGGTCTCGGCATCCCGATCGGGCTGATGCTCGGCTGCCTGCTCGCCTTTCGCCGGCTGGGCACCTCGTCTGAGCTCGACGTGCTCCGCGGAGTGGGAATGAGCTATACGCGCATGCTCAAAGTGCCCTTCATGTATGCGATCGCGCTGGCGGCGCTCAATTTCTCGATCGTCGGCTTCATCCAGCCCTGGGCGCGTTACAATTACGAGCAGCTGCGTTTCGAATTGCGCAGCGGCGCGCTGGGCGCGTCGATCAAGGTGGGCGAGTTCACCACCTTCGGCACGAAGATGACGCTACGCATCGAATCGAGCAAGAATGAGGGCCGCGATCTCTCGGGCATCTTCGTGCAGATGGTCACCAAGGACGGCAGCCCGCTCGCGGTGACCGCCGAGCATGGCCAGTTCATGCGCTCGGACGATCCCGACACGATCATCTTCCGTCTGACCAACGGCACGCTGGTGCACACCGACAAATCGTCACCGGTGCCGCGCGTGCTGACCTTCACCACCCATAACTTGCCGATCCCGCTTCCCAAATATGAGCAATTCCGCAAGCGCGGCGACCGCAGCCTCGAGCAGACCCTGCCCGAGCTGGCGCGGATCGGCAGCGACCGCGGTGCGCAGGAGAAATTGCGAGATACCAGCCGCGCCGCCTGGCACTTCCGCATCGCAGAAGTCGCATCGATGTTCCTGCTGCCACTGCTGGCGGTGGCGCTGGGCGTGCCCGCGAAGCGATCGACCTCGGCGCTCGGCGTGTTCCTGTCGATCGTGCTGATCGTGACCTATCACAAGATCAACGAATATGCGCAGGCGGTGGGCGCGCTGGGGCGGATCGATCCGGTGATCGCGCTGTGGACGCCCTGGGCGCTGTTCGCGGCGCTCACCTTCTGGCTCTATTATCAAACCGCCTATGTGCCCGGCGCGCAGCCGCTGGCGGCGGTCGAGAAGTGGTTCGACAAGCTGGTGAAGGCTGTAACGCGTTATTTGCCCGGCCGCAGGAAGAAGGCGGCGGCATGA
- the obgE gene encoding GTPase ObgE, whose product MHFLDQAKIFVRSGAGGPGAVSFRREKFIEYGGPDGGNGGKGGDIVFEAVAGLNTLIDFRYTQHFRAPRGHGGAGSNRTGAGGDDLVIKVPIGTQVLADDDERTLLLDLVEEGQTAVFLRGGDGGRGNASYKTSTNRAPRQHGTGWPSEEAWVWLRLKLLADAGLVGLPNAGKSTFINQVTNAQAKVGAYAFTTTRPQLGVVRHKNNEFVVADIPGLIEGAAEGAGIGDRFLGHIERCRVLLHLVDANDPDVAESYRIVRDELEAYGAGLTDKQVIVALNKIDTLDDELIAALSAELEEASGAEVIPLSGAAGTGVDWVLDKLLEAIGPDYGKVSEDDEGEDTIEWSPV is encoded by the coding sequence ATGCATTTCCTCGATCAGGCCAAGATCTTCGTCCGCTCCGGCGCCGGTGGCCCCGGTGCCGTCAGTTTCCGGCGCGAGAAGTTCATCGAATATGGCGGCCCCGATGGTGGCAATGGCGGCAAGGGCGGCGATATCGTCTTCGAAGCGGTCGCCGGCCTCAACACGCTGATTGATTTCCGCTACACCCAGCATTTCCGCGCGCCGCGTGGCCATGGCGGCGCAGGTTCAAACCGCACCGGTGCCGGTGGCGACGATCTCGTCATCAAGGTTCCGATCGGGACTCAGGTCCTTGCCGACGACGATGAGCGCACGCTGCTGCTCGATCTCGTCGAAGAAGGGCAGACCGCCGTGTTCCTGCGCGGCGGAGACGGCGGACGCGGCAACGCCAGCTACAAGACCAGTACCAACCGCGCCCCGCGCCAGCACGGCACCGGCTGGCCTAGCGAGGAAGCCTGGGTGTGGCTGCGTCTCAAGCTGCTCGCCGACGCCGGGCTGGTCGGGCTACCCAATGCCGGCAAATCGACCTTCATCAATCAGGTGACCAACGCCCAGGCCAAGGTCGGCGCCTATGCCTTCACCACCACGCGACCCCAACTGGGGGTAGTGCGCCACAAGAATAACGAGTTCGTCGTCGCGGACATCCCCGGTCTGATCGAAGGCGCCGCCGAAGGGGCGGGGATCGGCGACCGATTCCTCGGTCATATCGAGCGCTGCCGCGTGCTGCTGCACCTCGTCGATGCCAACGATCCCGATGTCGCGGAAAGCTATCGCATCGTCCGCGACGAGCTCGAAGCCTATGGCGCCGGCCTCACCGACAAGCAGGTCATCGTCGCCCTCAACAAGATCGACACGCTCGACGACGAACTGATCGCGGCGCTCTCGGCCGAGCTGGAGGAGGCCAGCGGCGCCGAAGTGATCCCGCTCTCGGGCGCGGCCGGCACCGGTGTCGATTGGGTGCTCGACAAGCTCCTCGAAGCGATCGGCCCCGATTACGGCAAGGTCTCCGAAGACGATGAAGGCGAAGACACGATCGAGTGGTCGCCGGTTTGA
- the proB gene encoding glutamate 5-kinase, protein MNQIALLFPPASCPRLIVKIGSALLVDPDGSVRRAWLEGIAADIAERIRAGQQVAVVSSGAIALGARRLDLAKGGRASLEDAQAAAATGQIELSRVWADVLGAQGLTAAQMLVTLDDLEDRRRYLNASATLDRLLSLGVVPILNENDSVATEEIRFGDNDRLAARVAQAAGAGGVVLLSDVDGLYDRNPSDPAARHIPRVERIDSAIEGMADSGSASGMGSGGMVSKIAAARIANAAGAHLAIASGRIDRPLSAEARHTLFAAEKSAPARKAWLAGGLTAKGHIHVDAGAARALAKGNSLLAAGATRIEGSFARGDLIVILGPDGAQLARGLSEYPSEDAARITGKRSEEHAEILGYAPRAALVHRSHMALL, encoded by the coding sequence GTGAACCAAATAGCGCTCCTCTTTCCGCCCGCTTCCTGCCCGCGCCTGATCGTCAAGATCGGATCGGCGCTGCTCGTCGATCCCGATGGCAGCGTGCGGCGGGCGTGGCTTGAGGGCATTGCCGCCGACATTGCCGAACGCATTCGCGCCGGTCAGCAGGTCGCGGTCGTCTCCTCGGGCGCCATCGCCCTTGGCGCCCGTCGCCTCGATCTCGCCAAAGGGGGCCGCGCCAGCCTTGAGGACGCGCAGGCGGCTGCCGCGACCGGCCAGATCGAATTGAGCCGCGTCTGGGCCGATGTCCTTGGCGCGCAGGGGCTAACCGCGGCGCAGATGCTCGTCACGCTCGACGACCTCGAAGACCGCCGCCGCTATCTCAACGCGTCGGCGACGCTGGACCGCCTGCTCAGCCTCGGCGTCGTCCCGATCCTCAACGAGAATGACTCGGTCGCCACCGAGGAAATCCGCTTCGGCGACAATGATCGTCTCGCCGCGCGCGTCGCCCAGGCGGCGGGGGCGGGGGGCGTCGTCCTGCTCTCCGACGTCGACGGCCTTTATGACCGCAATCCCAGCGATCCCGCCGCGCGGCACATCCCCCGCGTCGAGCGGATCGACAGCGCCATCGAAGGCATGGCGGACAGCGGCTCCGCCTCAGGAATGGGCTCGGGCGGCATGGTCTCCAAGATCGCCGCCGCGCGCATCGCCAACGCCGCCGGCGCGCACCTCGCCATCGCCTCGGGCCGGATCGATCGCCCGCTATCGGCGGAGGCCCGCCACACGCTGTTCGCCGCCGAGAAATCGGCGCCCGCGCGCAAGGCGTGGCTGGCCGGCGGGCTGACCGCCAAGGGCCATATCCATGTCGATGCCGGCGCGGCCCGCGCGCTCGCCAAGGGCAACAGCCTGCTCGCCGCCGGCGCCACCCGCATCGAGGGCAGTTTCGCGCGCGGCGATCTGATCGTCATCCTCGGCCCGGACGGCGCGCAGCTTGCCCGCGGCCTCTCCGAATATCCCAGCGAAGATGCCGCCCGCATCACCGGAAAGCGTAGCGAGGAGCATGCCGAAATCCTCGGCTACGCCCCCCGTGCCGCGCTGGTCCACCGCAGCCATATGGCGTTGCTGTGA
- a CDS encoding NAD(P)H-binding protein — protein sequence MSVLAITGATGFVGKRTVDLALATGHTVRALTRRAQPAREGLVWVQGSLENADSLARLASGADAVLHIAGVVNAPNHIGFIRGNVEGTERMIEAAASMGVRRFVMVSSLSAREPQLSNYGRSKERAESLVRKSALDWTIVRPPAVYGPGDLEMLDLFRLAKRGLALLPPGGHMSAIHADDLARLLIALAETDPGRLILEPDDGREGGWSHEGFSRAIGDALGKKVRAFALPRAIMSTAATLDGLFRRSGAKLTHDRVSYMCHPDWVVDPSRRPSADLWLPRIGTREGLKATADWYRSQGLL from the coding sequence GTGAGCGTCCTCGCCATCACCGGCGCGACCGGATTTGTCGGCAAGCGCACCGTCGATCTCGCACTCGCCACCGGCCACACCGTCCGCGCGCTTACGCGCCGGGCGCAGCCGGCCCGTGAAGGCTTGGTCTGGGTACAAGGCAGCCTCGAAAACGCCGACAGCCTTGCGCGTCTCGCCAGCGGCGCCGATGCCGTCCTCCACATCGCCGGGGTGGTGAACGCGCCCAATCATATCGGCTTCATCCGCGGCAATGTCGAAGGCACCGAGCGCATGATCGAGGCTGCCGCGTCGATGGGCGTGCGGCGTTTCGTCATGGTCTCGTCGCTATCCGCGCGCGAGCCGCAATTGTCCAACTATGGCCGCTCGAAGGAACGCGCCGAGAGCCTCGTCCGCAAGTCGGCGCTCGACTGGACCATCGTCCGCCCGCCGGCGGTCTACGGTCCCGGCGACCTGGAGATGCTCGACCTGTTCAGGCTGGCCAAGCGCGGCCTCGCCTTGCTCCCGCCCGGCGGTCACATGTCGGCGATTCACGCCGACGATCTCGCGCGGTTGCTGATCGCATTGGCGGAAACCGACCCCGGACGCCTGATCCTCGAGCCCGATGATGGCAGGGAGGGTGGATGGAGCCATGAAGGTTTCTCCCGCGCCATCGGCGATGCGCTCGGCAAGAAGGTCCGCGCCTTCGCCTTGCCGCGCGCGATCATGTCCACAGCCGCCACCCTTGACGGCCTGTTCCGCCGCTCGGGCGCCAAGCTCACCCATGATCGCGTCTCGTACATGTGCCATCCCGATTGGGTGGTTGATCCGTCGAGACGTCCGTCGGCTGATCTATGGCTGCCGCGGATCGGGACACGCGAGGGTCTTAAGGCGACGGCGGACTGGTATCGAAGCCAGGGGCTGCTTTAG
- a CDS encoding acyl carrier protein gives MTDRTQILDTITPLIERFNKKGVAISDSTTFAGDLEWDSLTVMDFVAEIEDAFDIIITMNMQAEIENVGQLVDAVAKLKG, from the coding sequence ATGACCGACCGCACGCAAATCCTGGACACGATCACCCCGCTGATCGAGCGCTTCAACAAGAAGGGCGTCGCGATCAGCGACAGCACCACCTTCGCCGGCGATCTCGAATGGGACAGCCTGACCGTGATGGATTTCGTCGCCGAGATCGAGGACGCGTTCGACATCATCATCACGATGAACATGCAGGCGGAGATCGAGAATGTCGGCCAGCTCGTCGATGCCGTCGCCAAGTTGAAGGGCTGA
- a CDS encoding aminotransferase class I/II-fold pyridoxal phosphate-dependent enzyme translates to MTEGANTADASTPVAANGRDLMSKFDGLIAERQALIDTGVTDPFAIVMEKVKSPTEAVIKGRDTILLGTYNYMGMTFDPDVIQAGHDALDRFGSGTNGSRMLNGTFQDHMEVEQALRDFYGVSGAIVFSTGYMANLGMISTLAGKGDYVILDADSHASIYDGCKQGYAEIVRFRHNDIEDLDKRLGRLPKDAGKLVVLEGVYSMLGDIAPLKEMVAVAKKHGAMVLSDEAHSMGFYGPNGRGVYEEQGCEGDVDFIVGTFSKSVGTVGGFCVSNHPKFEAIRLACRAYIFTASLPPSVVATAAASIRKLQYAHNKRAHLWENARTLHGGLKALGFELGTEKPDSAIIAVILKDQEQAVMMWQALLDSGLYVNMARPPATPAGTFLLRCSLCAEHTSEQIEKVLGMFKAAGQAVGVIA, encoded by the coding sequence ATGACAGAGGGGGCGAATACCGCAGATGCGTCCACGCCGGTCGCGGCGAATGGCCGCGATCTGATGTCGAAATTCGACGGCCTGATCGCCGAGCGCCAGGCGCTGATCGATACCGGCGTCACCGATCCGTTCGCGATCGTGATGGAAAAGGTGAAGTCGCCGACCGAGGCGGTGATCAAGGGCAGGGATACGATCCTGCTCGGCACCTATAATTATATGGGCATGACGTTCGATCCGGACGTGATCCAGGCTGGCCATGACGCGCTCGACCGGTTCGGCTCGGGCACCAATGGCAGCCGCATGCTGAACGGCACCTTCCAGGATCACATGGAAGTCGAGCAGGCGCTGCGGGATTTCTACGGCGTTTCCGGCGCGATCGTCTTCTCGACCGGGTATATGGCCAATCTCGGCATGATCTCGACGCTGGCGGGGAAGGGCGACTACGTCATCCTCGACGCCGATAGCCACGCCTCGATCTATGACGGCTGTAAGCAGGGCTATGCCGAGATCGTCCGCTTTCGCCACAACGATATCGAGGATCTCGACAAGCGCCTCGGCCGCCTGCCTAAGGATGCCGGCAAGCTGGTCGTGCTCGAAGGCGTCTATTCGATGCTCGGTGATATCGCCCCGCTCAAGGAAATGGTCGCGGTCGCCAAGAAGCACGGCGCGATGGTCCTCTCCGACGAAGCCCATTCGATGGGCTTTTACGGCCCGAATGGCCGCGGCGTGTATGAGGAGCAGGGCTGCGAAGGCGATGTCGATTTCATCGTCGGCACTTTCTCCAAGTCGGTCGGTACCGTCGGCGGCTTCTGTGTCTCGAACCATCCCAAGTTCGAAGCGATCCGGCTGGCCTGTCGCGCCTATATTTTCACCGCGTCGCTGCCGCCTTCGGTGGTCGCGACAGCGGCGGCATCGATCCGCAAGCTGCAATACGCCCACAACAAGCGCGCGCACCTCTGGGAGAATGCCCGCACGCTGCATGGCGGCTTGAAAGCGTTGGGCTTCGAGCTCGGCACCGAGAAGCCGGACTCGGCGATCATCGCCGTGATCCTGAAGGATCAGGAACAGGCGGTGATGATGTGGCAGGCGCTGCTCGACAGCGGCCTCTACGTCAACATGGCGCGCCCGCCCGCAACTCCGGCCGGTACCTTCCTGCTGCGCTGCTCGCTGTGCGCGGAGCACACTTCCGAGCAAATCGAGAAGGTGCTCGGCATGTTCAAGGCGGCGGGCCAGGCGGTTGGCGTAATCGCCTGA
- a CDS encoding ATP-binding protein — MSEGITPLERAVRDTNWRFRLLGVLAVLGIAVLAALIFFQQRTDGARDRAIALQQHTFEVIMRANQLSGAISSAEAALGRYVVSADQTLGRQYTDQWSRAGEQLARLRQLTADNPVQQQQLTDLRKAFEQRGKELNDTALYSTYKRHRDAWGSYYNVRTSEARTRVETILATIVDSERVLLQRRTRDAVQLIENSSIAARILTGFGVLIILGAVLLGWMAIEAQGERAVADAEASSERARAEELQRAVAEATAQLRAEVHERIVAEEQLRQAHKMEAVGQLTGGIAHDFNNMLAVVLGGLELAKRQMHIGGPDAQKHIENAMEGANRAAALTRRLLAFSRSEPLLPEAVEAGKLIQGMSDLLDRTLGDTIAVETRPGEGDWRIWVDRHQLENALLNLAVNARDAMDGRGILTIWSGTRVLLEGEVGECTSGEYVTIAVADTGSGMTSEVLERVFEPFFTTKPVGKGTGLGLSQIFGFVRQSGGEIGIDTAPGQGTTVTLYLPRHLGEAAAEALDPSPEAEAQPVRQLSILVVEDDPRVLAATTGALEELGHRVTGCEDPLQARYLLDRMETLDAIVSDVLMPGQTGPEMIAAMRDRIDGVAVLFVTGFAGEVDAEIFRGRPVLRKPFTMAALARAVDEAVDQERRVRA, encoded by the coding sequence ATGAGCGAGGGCATCACTCCGCTGGAGCGCGCGGTTCGGGACACGAACTGGCGGTTTCGCCTGCTCGGCGTGCTGGCGGTGCTCGGCATCGCGGTGCTCGCGGCGTTGATCTTCTTCCAGCAGCGCACCGACGGCGCCCGCGACCGTGCCATAGCGCTTCAGCAGCACACCTTCGAAGTCATCATGCGCGCCAACCAGCTATCGGGCGCGATCTCCTCGGCGGAAGCGGCGCTCGGCCGCTATGTGGTCAGCGCCGATCAGACGCTGGGCCGCCAATATACCGATCAGTGGAGCCGCGCCGGCGAGCAGCTGGCGCGTCTGCGCCAGCTTACCGCCGACAATCCGGTGCAGCAGCAACAGCTCACCGATCTGCGCAAGGCGTTCGAGCAACGCGGCAAGGAGCTCAACGACACTGCGCTCTACTCCACCTACAAGCGCCACCGGGACGCCTGGGGCAGCTACTATAATGTTCGTACCAGCGAAGCCCGTACCCGCGTCGAGACCATCCTGGCGACGATCGTCGACAGCGAGCGCGTTCTGCTCCAACGGCGCACCCGCGACGCGGTGCAGCTGATCGAGAATTCGAGCATCGCCGCGCGCATCCTCACCGGTTTCGGCGTGCTGATCATCCTCGGCGCGGTGCTGCTCGGCTGGATGGCGATCGAGGCGCAGGGCGAGCGCGCGGTTGCTGATGCGGAGGCTTCCAGCGAGCGCGCGCGTGCGGAGGAGCTACAGCGGGCAGTGGCGGAGGCGACCGCGCAGCTCCGCGCCGAAGTGCATGAGCGCATCGTCGCCGAAGAGCAGCTTCGTCAGGCGCACAAGATGGAAGCGGTTGGCCAGCTTACTGGCGGAATCGCACATGATTTCAATAATATGCTGGCAGTTGTGCTGGGCGGGTTGGAACTCGCCAAGCGCCAGATGCATATCGGCGGTCCCGACGCCCAGAAGCATATCGAGAATGCGATGGAGGGTGCCAACCGCGCCGCCGCGCTGACCCGGCGCCTGCTCGCCTTCTCGCGCTCCGAGCCGCTGCTTCCCGAGGCGGTAGAGGCGGGCAAGCTGATCCAGGGCATGAGCGACCTGCTCGATCGCACGCTGGGCGACACCATCGCGGTCGAAACCCGGCCGGGCGAGGGGGACTGGCGGATCTGGGTCGATCGCCACCAGCTTGAGAACGCGCTGCTCAACCTCGCGGTCAACGCCCGGGACGCGATGGACGGACGCGGTATATTGACGATCTGGTCGGGCACGCGCGTGCTGCTCGAAGGCGAGGTCGGCGAATGCACGTCCGGCGAATATGTCACCATCGCGGTGGCGGACACCGGCAGCGGCATGACCAGCGAAGTGCTCGAACGCGTCTTCGAGCCATTCTTCACGACCAAGCCGGTCGGCAAGGGCACCGGGCTTGGACTCAGCCAGATCTTCGGCTTCGTCCGCCAGTCGGGCGGCGAGATCGGCATCGATACCGCGCCGGGGCAGGGCACTACGGTGACGCTCTATCTGCCGCGCCACCTTGGCGAGGCGGCGGCCGAGGCACTTGACCCGTCGCCGGAAGCCGAGGCCCAGCCGGTGCGGCAATTGTCGATCCTGGTGGTGGAGGACGATCCTCGCGTGCTGGCCGCGACGACGGGCGCGCTGGAAGAACTGGGACACCGCGTCACCGGCTGCGAAGATCCGCTACAGGCGCGGTATCTGCTCGACCGCATGGAGACGCTCGACGCCATCGTCTCCGACGTGCTGATGCCCGGCCAGACCGGTCCCGAGATGATTGCGGCGATGCGCGACCGGATTGATGGCGTCGCGGTGCTGTTCGTCACTGGCTTTGCCGGCGAGGTCGATGCAGAGATTTTTCGCGGGCGGCCGGTGCTTCGCAAGCCCTTCACCATGGCCGCACTGGCGCGGGCGGTGGACGAAGCGGTCGATCAGGAACGGCGGGTAAGGGCCTGA
- a CDS encoding TetR family transcriptional regulator, which produces MSITPRKRLSPEESRDAALEAARALLLESGPQAVTLKAVAARIGRTHANLLHHFGSAAGLQKALAANIAEGVIAKIGIAVIRARETDHDPREVVDLTFDAFDKEGAGALASWMILTGNHDVLEPILGSVQKLVDMIARDHAHEGMSLQEETLYLVLMALGDALLGAPMAAALGLPRDKARALAADAMMRAHLHP; this is translated from the coding sequence ATGTCAATAACGCCACGCAAACGTCTCAGTCCGGAAGAATCGCGCGATGCCGCCCTGGAGGCGGCGCGTGCTCTCCTCCTCGAATCGGGCCCGCAAGCAGTGACGCTCAAGGCGGTCGCGGCGCGGATTGGACGCACCCATGCCAACCTCCTCCACCATTTCGGCTCGGCGGCGGGGCTACAGAAAGCGCTGGCGGCCAATATTGCCGAGGGCGTGATCGCGAAGATCGGCATAGCCGTGATCCGCGCGCGCGAGACCGATCACGATCCCCGCGAAGTCGTCGATCTCACCTTTGACGCCTTTGACAAGGAAGGTGCTGGCGCGCTGGCGAGCTGGATGATCCTCACCGGCAACCACGACGTGCTCGAACCGATCCTCGGATCGGTCCAGAAGCTGGTCGACATGATCGCCCGCGATCACGCGCATGAAGGCATGTCGTTGCAGGAAGAGACGCTGTATCTGGTGCTGATGGCGCTGGGGGACGCGTTGCTCGGCGCGCCGATGGCGGCGGCCCTGGGACTTCCTCGTGACAAGGCACGCGCCCTAGCCGCCGACGCGATGATGCGGGCGCATCTCCACCCCTAG
- a CDS encoding metal-dependent hydrolase, with the protein MKAKTPADLTITPRDRRFGRGAGQARWWMGGDPVATAFHNALSITFPKGEAFFIESVKAFRDGASPRLAEEIKAFTQQEVMHSREHVAFNKRVVDAGYDLAPLERVVDDMLVLIKQRSAIVNLAATMALEHYTAILASLMLKNPGYFAGVDAEQAEMWRWHAIEELEHKGVAYDTWLHATRDWSKWRRWKLKSLMMMLVTLNFWRKRVDGAVELLRQDGLEKGARRRVWWYLLVSPGLLRRIFPAWIAYFLPGFHPWNHDDRHLIGKAETAYAMAPA; encoded by the coding sequence ATGAAAGCAAAGACTCCCGCCGATCTCACGATCACGCCGCGCGATCGCCGTTTCGGGCGCGGCGCCGGGCAGGCGCGCTGGTGGATGGGTGGCGATCCGGTCGCCACCGCGTTCCACAACGCGCTTTCGATCACGTTCCCCAAGGGCGAAGCCTTCTTCATCGAGAGCGTGAAGGCATTCCGCGACGGCGCATCGCCGCGGCTGGCCGAAGAGATCAAGGCGTTCACGCAGCAGGAAGTGATGCACAGCCGCGAACATGTCGCCTTCAACAAGCGTGTCGTCGATGCCGGTTACGATCTCGCGCCGCTGGAGCGGGTGGTTGACGACATGCTGGTGCTGATCAAGCAGCGTTCGGCGATCGTGAACCTGGCGGCGACGATGGCGCTGGAACATTATACCGCGATCCTCGCTTCGCTGATGCTCAAGAACCCGGGCTATTTCGCCGGCGTCGATGCCGAGCAGGCCGAGATGTGGCGCTGGCACGCGATCGAGGAGCTCGAGCATAAGGGCGTCGCCTATGACACCTGGCTGCACGCGACCCGGGACTGGAGCAAATGGCGGCGCTGGAAGCTGAAGTCGCTGATGATGATGCTGGTCACGCTCAATTTCTGGCGCAAGCGCGTCGATGGCGCGGTCGAACTGCTGCGGCAGGACGGGCTGGAGAAGGGCGCGCGGCGCCGGGTTTGGTGGTATCTGCTGGTCAGCCCCGGGCTGTTGCGGCGGATATTCCCGGCCTGGATCGCCTATTTCCTGCCGGGCTTCCATCCATGGAACCATGACGACCGCCATCTGATCGGCAAGGCGGAAACCGCTTACGCGATGGCGCCGGCGTGA
- a CDS encoding transcriptional regulator yields the protein MTGSYRFDHFLLDPADRQLSRDGAAVELNARYLDALTLLVREAGKLVTKDRFHDQVWRGVPVTDEALTQCIKTLRRQLGDDAGNPRFIETIPKHGYRFIAPVASGDESPVPRTPVTTGKAPSPRSRFVLFGAAGTVGAGTAGAIGGLIYGFAAASQSGVGAVSVLLVMICLTTLVALMGGAGVAFGIAAAGYFSGKPWQWSVLGGAAGGMAVGAIVKLLGLDAFNLLLGHTPGDFAGGLEGAMLGGMVGLGGWLAHRHRASLRRRVAIAAAAGAAGGIVIPLTGGRLMAGSLDSLARSFPESRLRLDPVGDWFGEHGFGLISQTVTGCLEGALFGGCVIGAMLMAARDA from the coding sequence ATGACCGGCAGCTACCGCTTCGACCATTTCCTGCTCGATCCCGCCGATCGCCAGCTCTCCCGCGATGGCGCCGCCGTCGAGCTCAACGCCCGCTATCTCGACGCCCTCACCCTCCTCGTCCGCGAGGCTGGCAAGCTCGTCACCAAGGATCGCTTCCACGACCAGGTCTGGCGCGGCGTGCCCGTTACCGACGAAGCCCTCACCCAGTGCATCAAGACGCTGCGCCGCCAGCTCGGCGACGATGCCGGCAATCCCCGCTTCATCGAGACGATCCCCAAGCACGGCTATCGCTTCATCGCTCCGGTCGCATCCGGCGATGAATCCCCCGTGCCGCGCACACCTGTCACCACCGGCAAAGCGCCGTCGCCCCGGAGCCGGTTCGTCCTGTTCGGCGCCGCCGGAACCGTCGGCGCGGGCACGGCCGGCGCGATCGGCGGGCTGATTTACGGTTTCGCGGCCGCCTCGCAATCCGGGGTCGGCGCGGTCTCGGTGCTGCTGGTGATGATCTGCCTGACCACCCTCGTCGCCTTGATGGGCGGCGCGGGGGTGGCGTTCGGCATCGCCGCTGCCGGCTATTTCTCGGGTAAGCCCTGGCAGTGGAGCGTCCTCGGCGGCGCGGCCGGGGGCATGGCGGTCGGCGCCATCGTCAAATTGCTCGGGCTCGACGCGTTCAACCTGCTGCTTGGCCACACGCCCGGCGATTTCGCCGGTGGGCTTGAGGGTGCGATGCTCGGCGGCATGGTCGGTCTTGGCGGCTGGCTCGCGCATCGCCATCGCGCATCGCTGCGCCGCCGCGTCGCCATCGCCGCTGCCGCCGGCGCGGCCGGCGGCATTGTCATCCCGCTAACCGGCGGCCGCTTGATGGCCGGCAGTCTCGATTCGCTCGCCCGCAGCTTCCCGGAATCGCGCCTGCGCCTCGATCCTGTCGGCGACTGGTTCGGCGAGCACGGCTTCGGACTGATCAGCCAGACCGTCACCGGTTGCCTCGAAGGCGCCTTGTTCGGCGGCTGCGTCATCGGCGCGATGCTGATGGCGGCGCGCGACGCTTGA
- a CDS encoding GNAT family N-acetyltransferase: MFVRTERLTLRPAWAEDAPLLAAAIGHEEVVRNLARAPWPYPIEAAETFVQSFDSVADIKFLIFEHVEGRIRLIGGMGIGAHKEEPHELGYWLTPSAWGRGYATEAGAAVLRTAKAVGLRRVTAGHYIDNPASGRVLRKLGFRPTGRITHLYSRGRGVEVPSTGYVLDLTEGDTCGGVDPDHRMAA, translated from the coding sequence ATGTTCGTGCGGACGGAGAGACTGACGTTGCGGCCCGCCTGGGCCGAGGATGCGCCGCTGCTGGCGGCGGCGATCGGGCATGAGGAAGTGGTGCGCAACCTCGCCCGCGCGCCCTGGCCCTACCCCATCGAAGCTGCGGAAACCTTCGTCCAAAGCTTCGATAGCGTCGCCGACATCAAATTCCTGATCTTCGAGCATGTCGAGGGCCGGATCCGTCTGATCGGCGGCATGGGCATCGGCGCGCACAAGGAAGAGCCGCACGAGCTCGGCTATTGGCTGACGCCGAGCGCCTGGGGCCGCGGCTACGCCACCGAGGCGGGCGCCGCCGTGCTGCGCACCGCCAAGGCTGTCGGCCTGCGCCGCGTCACCGCCGGCCATTATATCGACAATCCGGCCTCGGGCCGCGTGCTGCGCAAGCTGGGCTTCCGCCCGACCGGCCGCATCACCCACCTCTACTCGCGCGGGCGCGGCGTGGAAGTGCCCTCGACCGGCTATGTGCTCGACCTCACGGAGGGAGACACTTGCGGCGGCGTAGACCCGGATCACCGAATGGCGGCGTGA